The Ictalurus furcatus strain D&B chromosome 5, Billie_1.0, whole genome shotgun sequence genome includes a region encoding these proteins:
- the bcas2 gene encoding pre-mRNA-splicing factor SPF27 yields MAGASSVAGEVFVDALPYFDQGYDAPGVREAAAALVEEETRRYRPTKNYLSYLPTPDFSAFETEIMKNEFERLAARQPMELLSMKRYELPAPSSGQKNDMTAWQDCVNNSMAQLEHQAVRIENLELMAQYGTNAWKVANDNLAFMIENAQKELQMVRKHIQDLNWQRKNDQLTGGAKLRELESNWVSLVSKNYEIERAIVQLENDVNQLRQQQGEENKENIRQDF; encoded by the exons ATGGCTGGAGCTTCGTCTGTAGCCGGTGAAGTGTTTGTTGACGCTTTGCCGTATTTTGACCAGGGCTACGATGCTCCTGGTGTTAGAGAAGCA GCTGCTGCTTTGGTGGAGGAGGAAACCCGGAGATACAGACCTACGAAAAATTACCTGAGTTACCTGCCGACGCCGGATTTCTCAGCTTTTGAA ACTGAGATCATGAAGAACGAGTTTGAGAGACTTGCCGCGCGTCAGCCCATGGAGCTTCTCAGCATGAAGAG ATACGAGTTGCCCGCCCCATCATCAGGCCAGAAGAATGACATGACGGCGTGGCAGGATTGTGTGAATAACTCGATGGCCCAGCTGGAGCACCAGGCAGTGCGCATAGAGAACCTGGAACTCATGGCACAGTACGGCACCAATGCCTGGAAGGTGGCTAATGA CAACTTGGCGTTCATGATTGAAAACGCACAGAAGGAGCTGCAGATGGTTAG GAAGCACATTCAGGACTTAAACTGGCAGCGGAAGAACGATCAGCTCACTGGCGGGGCCAAACTGCGAGAACTGGAGTCCAA CTGGGTGTCCCTTGTGAGTAAGAACTACGAGATCGAGCGAGCCATCGTGCAGCTGGAGAACGACGTTAACCAGCTGAGGCAGCAGCAGGGAGAAGAGAACAAGGAGAACATCCGACAGGACTTCTAG
- the ampd1 gene encoding AMP deaminase 1: MPKVQLPETDEHVRAFAEKVFASETKDEDIREEVSLFGVADCPILNQELEHHLTVDDDIERRKKHLLRSQQMSEIPTYLEVPHFQRVTITGDYASGVTMDDFEVACKGLCHALSIREKYMRLALQRFPQTTSQYLREIEGEKWNPEDLVQPVFTSPPKKGEDPFNTKSLASDAGYVARMRDGVIYVYKDAADADKHKPLNLPAPDYTTFIDDMNFLIALIAQGPTKTYTHRRLKFLMSKFNVHEMLNEMEEMKELKKNPHRDFYNCRKVDTHIHAAACMNQKHLLRFIKKSYRVDADRVVHNIKGKDITLKDLFASLNLHPYDLTVDSLDVHAGRQTFQRFDKFNAKYNPVGASELRDLYLKTENHIGGEYFATIIKEVASDLEDAKYQYAEPRLSIYGCNPSEWTKLSSWFNKNRVFSPNLKWMIQVPRIYDIFRARDFVPHFGKMLENIFMPIFQATIDPQSNPELSIFLQHVTGFDSVDDESKHSGHMFSTKSPKPNKWDIVKNPSYTYYIYYMYANIAMLNQLRKERGMNTFLFRPHCGEAGAITHLLACFMTADNISHGLNLKKSPVLQYLYFLTQIPIAMSPLSNNSLFLEYNKNPLLEFHKKGLVVSLSTDDPMQFHYTKEPLMEEYAIAAQVFKLSTCDMCEISRNSILQSGLSREEKVQFLGTNYLKEGPEGNDIRKTNVAQIRMAYRYETLCYELDLIKQGIKGD; this comes from the exons CAAGAAGCATCTCCTTCGCTCCCAACAGATGTCAGAAATACCAACCTATCTCGAGGTGCCTCATTTCCAGAGGGTAACCATCACAGGAGACTATGCCTCTGGG gtGACAATGGATGACTTTGAGGTGGCCTGCAAGGGTCTGTGCCATGCTTTGAGCATCAGAGAAAAGTACATGAGGCTGGCTTTGCAGAGATTCCCCCAAACCACATCTCAGTACCTGCGTGAGATTGAGGGGGAGAAGTGGAACCCAGAGGATCTGGTGCAGCCAG TCTTTACTTCACCTCCTAAAAAAGGAGAGGATCCATTCAACACCAAGTCTCTGGCTTCTGACGCTGGCTATGTGGCCCGCATGCGGGATGGTGTCATCTATGTCTATAAAGACGCAGCAGATGCAGACAAACACAAGCCCTTGAACTTGCCTGCTCCTGACTACACCACCTTCATCGATGATATGAACTTCCTCATTGCCCTCATTGCCCAGGGCCCAAC AAAGACGTACACTCACCGTCGTCTGAAGTTCCTCATGTCCAAGTTTAACGTGCATGAGATGCTGAACgaaatggaggaaatgaagGAGCTGAAGAAAAACCCCCACAGGGACTTCTACAACTGCAGGAAG GTCGACACTCACATTCATGCTGCTGCCTGCATGAACCAGAAGCATCTTCTGCGCTTCATCAAGAAGTCCTACCGAGTAGATGCTGACCGAGTGGTGCACAATATCAAGGGCAAAGACATAACCCTGAAGGATCTCTTTGCCTCCCTCAATCTGCATCCCTATGACCTGACCGTGGATTCACTGGATGTGCATGCT GGTAGACAAACCTTCCAGCGCTTTGATAAGTTCAATGCCAAGTACAACCCTGTGGGGGCCAGTGAGCTACGTGACCTTTATCTGAAGACTGAGAATCACATTGGAGGAGAATACTTCGCCACCATCATTAAG GAAGTGGCCAGTGACCTCGAGGATGCTAAGTACCAGTATGCTGAGCCTCGTCTTTCCATCTATGGCTGCAATCCCAGTGAGTGGACAAAACTCTCCAGCTGGTTCAACAAGAACAGGGTGTTTTCCCCTAACCTCAAGTGGATGATTCAAGTACCTAGAATCTA TGATATTTTCAGGGCCAGGGACTTCGTGCCTCACTTTGGGAAAATGCTGGAGAATATCTTCATGCCCATTTTCCAAGCCACCATTGACCCTCAGTCCAACCCTGAACTGAGCATCTTCCTGCAACAT GTCACAGGCTTTGACAGTGTGGACGATGAATCCAAGCACAGTGGTCACATGTTCTCCACCAAGAGCCCTAAGCCAAATAAGTGGGACATTGTGAAGAACCCATCTTACACTTACTACATCTACTACATGTATGCCAATATTGCCATGCTCAACCAGCTGCGCAA GGAGAGAGGAATGAACACGTTCCTGTTCAGGCCACACTGTGGAGAGGCAGGTGCTATCACCCATCTTCTGGCCTGTTTCATGACAGCTGACAATATCTCTCACGGCCTCAACCTCAAGAAG AGCCCAGTCCTGCAGTATCTGTACTTCCTGACTCAGATCCCGATTGCCATGTCTCCTCTTAGCAACAACAGTCTCTTCCTGGAGTATAATAAGAATCCACTGCTGGAGTTCCATAAGAAGGGCCTGGTGGTGTCTCTGTCCACTGATGACCCCATGCAATTCCACTACACCAAG GAACCCTTGATGGAGGAATACGCCATCGCAGCTCAGGTGTTCAAGCTCAGCACCTGTGACATGTGCGAAATCTCAAGAAATAGCATCCTTCAGAGTGGCCTGTCACGTGAG GAGAAAGTTCAGTTCCTGGGCACTAATTATTTGAAGGAAGGTCCAGAGGGCAACGATATACGCAAGACAAACGTGGCTCAGATCCGTATGGCCTATCGCTACGAGACTCTGTGCTATGAGCTCGACCTCATTAAGCAAGGCATCAAGGGTGACTAA
- the dennd2c gene encoding DENN domain-containing protein 2C: MLDLGVDYGKPGGGREGGRAATARQLPVSGRALARESGISIKQKISQWEGLSQHEDAHGGRPKAQGPHVSCTRSGDVRNVIPLDNKTDGLHGKANMSKAKSLGLDFRENQTSHGQYTVGRKSEPEHNRPLLNEHVISTKTSLGLNAGRTQRPVNKSDTSKQKNDNDAIDHVMDEITSLPEGDEDPDDSLPPGNFYTSRGFWRRLEDSPWKREKDLSPVSKHLTSGGTELRPQNPITPPPKPQRTFQYQGANSPPEYSDQREKTNSPVSQSKQLRKRDVICPPSVSPPACPVTSSNGISRNRKNRKSFEFEDVVRWTAQQGSRETEGCRSGLYHTRSQDSIYEDIIAEVLRENPYEDIKPSSSCLPITRSRNWTVTQGRTPCTPKMPQKPLTLRANADRVHEVYKQSVMSPIQTSNPSTPKPSATKRATAYRTQRQPQYVSRIQEIFQAKRGKKRVKNQTSASREELSGTESDPEESTKKGGSQRLVYVQSTLKRRPGYRTLERDLIQLQQQQLFQLFVVVSLRKRSPGNAYYPEITQQFPTKFEKTSRMSRETEDRLKAIPNFCFPDAQDWRPSADINSETFSFVLTGEDGTRWFGYCRKILPCGKGKRLPEVHCIISRLGCFNLFAKILEEVERRREISPALVHPFMRSVMEAPFPAPGRTITVKSFLPGSGNEELTLCRPVDSRLEHVDFESLLQCLSVSRLLQVFASLLLERRVIFIADKLGTLSRCAHSALALLYPFTWQHTFVPVLPANMLDISCSPTPFVMGALSPSLDQLLDLPIEEVLIVDLCADKFVVQMGDEDCILPSKLQAALQEVLESREEMLEHSKEDRKEEECSLSALVSEAFVRFFVELVGHYPLHINETGHDGIRELNRETFRKSHPSRGVRQFLQLFMDTQMFAGFIQDRELRKGGVKGLFEVRAAEYLASCPEPEPSGVNKFLKGLGNKMKFLQKK, encoded by the exons ATGCTGGACCTGGGAGTAGACTATGGCAAaccaggaggaggaagagaaggaggaagagcaGCGACTGCACGCCAGTTGCCTGTTTCTGGGAGAGCGTTGGCGCGGGAGTCAGGCATCAGTATCAAGCAGAAGATCTCACAGTGGGAGGGGCTCAGCCAGCATGAGGACGCACATGGAGGGAGGCCCAAGGCCCAGGGCCCCCATGTCTCATGTACTCGTTCTGGTGATGTGAGAAATGTCATTCCCTTGGACAATAAAACTGATGGACTGCATGGAAAAGCTAACATGTCTAAAGCCAAAAGCCTGGGTTTGGATTTCAGGGAAAACCAGACTAGTCACGGACAGTACACGGTGGGACGGAAATCCGAACCCGAGCACAACCGACCACTTTTAAACGAACATGTAATCTCGACTAAGACATCACTAGGCCTGAACGCGGGCCGAACGCAGCGTCCTGTAAACAAATCAGATACTTCAAAGCAGAAAAACGATAATGATGCCATCGATCATGTCATGGATGAAATCACATCTCTGCCTGAGGGTGACGAAGATCCCGATGACTCTCTGCCCCCTGGGAACTTCTACACCTCTCGGGGGTTTTGGAGGAGACTGGAGGATTCTCCCTGGAAGAGGGAGAAAGATCTCTCACCTGTGTCTAAGCATCTCACCTCAGGGGGCACTGAACTGAGACCCCAGAATCCCATCACACCACCACCAAAACCACAACGCACATTCCAGTACCAAGGAGCCAACAGCCCACCTGAGTATTCAGACCAACGGGAGAAGACAAATTCTCCTGTGAGCCAATCAAAACAGCTCAGAAAGCGTGATGTCATATGCCCACCCAGTGTTTCGCCTCCAGCGTGTCCTGTAACCTCCAGCAATGGCATTTCCAGAAACAGGAAGAACAG gaagtcatttgAATTCGAGGACGTGGTGCGTTGGACGGCTCAGCAGGGGTCCAGAGAGACGGAGGGATGCCGCTCAGGGCTGTACCACACCCGGTCACAAGACAGCATCTACGAAGACATCATCG CGGAAGTGTTGCGGGAGAATCCGTATGAAGACATCAAACCGTCTTCCTCGTGTCTTCCTATCACGCGGTCCCGAAACTGGACCGTCACACAGGGACGGACGCCTTGCACCCCAAAG ATGCCTCAGAAACCCCTCACGCTACGAGCCAATGCTGACCGAGTACACGAGGTCTACAAGCAGTCTGTGATGTCACCAATACAAACCTCTAACCCGAGCACACCTAAGCCATCGGCAACAAAGCGGGCTACCGCCTACAGAACGCAGCGCCAGCCTCAG TATGTGAGCAGGATCCAAGAGATCTTCCAGGccaagagagggaaaaagagagtgaAAAACCAGACAAGTGCTAGCAGAG AGGAATTGAGTGGAACAGAGAGCGATCCAGAAGAGAGCACTAAAAAAG GGGGGTCCCAGCGCCTGGTGTATGTGCAGTCCACGTTGAAGAGGAGACCAGGCTATCGCACCCTGGAGAGAGATCTCATCCAGCTGCAGCAGCAACAACTCTTCCAGCTGTTTGTGGTGGTGTCACTTAGAAAGCGTTCCCCTGGAAACGCATACTACCCAGAGATCACCCAACAGTTCCCTACCAAG TTTGAGAAGACCTCGCGAATGTCTCGTGAGACCGAGGATCGTTTGAAAGCCATTCCTAATTTCTGCTTCCCCGATGCTCAGGACTGGAGACCATCTGCAGACATAAACAG TGAAACCTTTTCATTTGTCCTGACTGGAGAAGACGGAACCCGATGGTTTGGTTATTGTCGGAAAATCTTG CCCTGTGGAAAGGGGAAGAGGTTGCCCGAGGTTCACTGCATCATCAGCCGGCTTGGTTGCTTCAATTTGTTTGCAAAG aTCCTGGAGGAGGTGGAGAGGAGGCGAGAGATCTCTCCTGCGCTCGTCCACCCGTTTATGCGCAGCGTCATGGAGGCTCCGTTTCCTGCTCCAGGACGCACCATCACCGTGAAGAGCTTCCTGCCCGGCTCTGGCAACGAG GAGCTAACCTTGTGTCGCCCGGTGGACTCGCGACTGGAACACGTGGATTTTGAAAGTCTGCTGCAGTGTCTGAGTGTGAGCAGGTTGCTACAGGTTTTCGCCTCTCTGTTGCTGGAGAGGAGAGTCATCTTCATCGCAGATAAACTCGG CACCTTGTCTCGGTGTGCGCACTCTGCTCTCGCTCTGCTCTACCCTTTCACATGGCAGCACACCTTCGTGCCTGTGCTGCCTGCCAACATGCTGGACATTAGCTGCTCTCCGACTCCTTTCGTCATGGGAGCGCTGTCTCCCTCCCTGGACCAGCTGTTGGATTTGCCCATTGAGGAG GTGCTTATTGTGGACCTGTGTGCGGACAAGTTCGTTGTGCAG ATGGGAGATGAAGACTGCATCCTCCCCAGTAAGCTCCAAGCAGCCCTGCAGGAAGTCCTGGAGAGTCGGGAGGAGATGCTGGAACACAGCAAAGAGGACAGGAAGGAAG AGGAGTGCAGCCTGAGTGCGCTGGTGTCCGAGGCGTTTGTGAGATTCTTCGTGGAGCTGGTGGGCCATTACCCGCTGCACATCAACGAGACGGGACACGACGGCATCCGCGAGCTCAACCGAGAAACGTTCAGGAAGTCTCATCCGTCCCGAGGCGTGCGCCAGTTCCTCCAGCTGTTCATGGACACGCAGATGTTTGCCGGCTTCATCCAGGACCGAGAGCTCCGCAAGGGGGGAGTCAAGG GCCTGTTTGAAGTGCGAGCAGCAGAATATCTCGCCTCCTGTCCTGAGCCTGAACCCAGCGGAGTCAACAAATTTCTCAAGGGACTCG GGAACAAAATGAAGTTCTTACAGAAAAAGTGA